The DNA sequence ACACGGTGCGGTCGAGGGTCGTGACACGGAGGCCTTCGATCTCCTCGACGTCGACTCCCGGAACAGCGCCCTCGTGCCGCAGGATGCCGGGAACGCTGTGCCGATGATGGGCGCGATCCGCGATGACATGGACCCGCGACGGTACGGTGCGGTAGAGAGGCAGGTTCCAAAGCACCGCGGCGGAGACGTGCGAGAACACGGGCCGTGTGGTCGTGGCCGACCGGGCGACAGCGAGGACTTCGGCTCGATGCCGAGATTCCGGCCAGAGCTCGTCCCACTCGTTGCGGTCGATGAACCACCCGCGGCGCACGCGATGCAGGCGACCTCCTGCCGATGCCGCGCGGATCGTGCGCGGAGTCCATCCGCTGCGCTCGAGATGCCGGCGATCCATGAGGAGATGACCGAGTTCTGTCAGAGACGCGTGCCGCATGCGGCGAGTGTGCCTGCTTCGCGCCGTCATCGGGCCGCTCGCGACGCGATGTGGAGGGGATGCCGTGTGTCCGCATTTTGTGCAGAACAGATGACGAAGGCCGGCGGCCGCCACCGACCCACCCCCTTCTGCGCGACCCACCCCGTAGTGGACGCTCACCAGAGGGGTGGCTCGGGCATAGAGGGGTGGCTCGGGGGTGGAAGGGGGCGCTCGGGGGGCGGAGGGGGCGCCGGGGGTGGAGGGCAGCGTCGTGGTTACCCGCGGCGGGCCTCGTCGCGATAGTCGGAGCAGACTCCCTCCCTCGCCCGTCCGGAGACCCCGAATGATCACCGTCACCCGCCTCGACCACACGAGGTTCGCGGTCAACCCCGACCTCGTGGAGCGCATTCAGGAGTCGCCCGACACGACCCTTCACATGATCGACGGCCACGTCTACGTGATCTCGGAGAGCATGGATGCGGTGATCGACCTGATCGTCACTTATCGCGCGCGGGTGCTGAGCGCGGCGCAGGCGATGACCGGAGCGCCGATCATCGCGCAGCCGGCTGACGGACGGGCCGAGGTCTGATCGTGGATCCCGCATTCATCATCGGCGTCATCGTCGCGTTCGGCGCCCTCGTGGCGATGATCACGATGGAGGGCGCGAGCTTCCAGGCGCTCCTGATCCCCGCGCCGATGATCCTCGTGCTGGGCTCCACCATCGGAGTCGGCATCGCCAGCCACACCCTGCGCGACACGAAGCTCGCCGCCGCCAGCCTCGGACGCATGGTGCGCGGTCCGCGGATGACTCCGGAGGCCGTCATCCCGTTCCTCGTCGGCTATGCCGAGAAGGCCCGCGGCGAAGGCCTGCTCGCGCTCGAGCAGGAGCTCGACGGGGCGCCGGACGACTTCACCCGACAGGCCCTGCAGGCTCTCGCCGACGGCACCGACGCGGAAGACCTCCGCACCGTGATGGACGACGAGATCGAGGCGGCGTCCTCGCGCACCCGCGTCGCAGCCCGATTCTTCGCCTCGCTCGGCGGGTACGCCCCGACGATCGGCATCGTCGGCACGGTCGTGTCGCTGACGCACGTGCTCGAGAAGCTCGACGAGCCCGATCACCTCGGCCCCATGATCGCCGCCGCCTTCGTCGCGACGCTCTGGGGTCTGCTCTCGGCCAACTTCATCTGGAACCCGATCGCCGGCCGTCTGAACCGCATCGGCGCCGTCGAACTCGAGCGCATGACCCTCGTCGCCGAGGGGATGCTCGCGATCCAGGCGGGCAGTGCGCCCCACCTGCTCAAGGAACGTCTCGAGGCCATGTCGACGGTGCGTCCGAAGGAGAAGAAGGCGAAGGCATCGTCCGATCCGCTGGGGGAGGACGCGTGAGCACGGCCCGTCGCGCGCGCGGTCGCGGTCACGCGGACGACTCGCACGACGAGCCGGACGAGCGCTGGGCCGTGTCCTACGCCGACATGGTCACGGTGCTCATGTGCCTGTTCATCGTGCTCTTCGCGGTCTCGAACGTCGATGCGACGAAGTTCGAGCTCCTGGCCAACAGCCTGGCGACCGGGTTCGGCCAGGAGGAGAAGCCGGGCGGAGCGGCCGACACCGCGGAGGGCGTCGTCGTGCCGCCGGAGCTGCGCGACGACGACGGGGTGATCGACCTGCAGGCGCGCGCGAACGCCGAGTACGAGTCGCTGGAGGAGCTCCGCAACCGCATGCTCGAGGCGCTCACCGCGCAAGGGTTGCAGAACACCGTGTCGTTCGTCATCGACGAGCGCGGTCTGCGCGTCGGTCTCGTCGGCGCGGAGACGTTCTTCGGCGACAACAGCACCGCGCTCTCCGGCAAGGCGGATGCCGTGCTCGACTCGATCGGCGACGTGCTCACCTCGGTCGACAACCAGGTGAGCATCGAGGGGCACGCCGACCACCGTGTCTCCGCCTATCCGTTCGCGACGAACTGGGAGCTGTCGGGCGGACGCGCGACCCAGGTCGCCCGCTTCCTCGTCGAGCACGAGGGCATCGCGGGCGCGCGGGTCAAGGCGACCGCGTTCTCCGACACCCGGCCCATCGCCCAGGGAGACGCGCCCGAGGCTCTGGCCAGCAACCGCCGCGTCGACATCGTCGTGGAATCCTCCGAGGAGGACCAGGTGCGAGCCCTCATCCCCGCCCTCGCCTCGGCCGCCGGAACGGGCTGATCCGATGACCACCACCGCTCAGGAGCCCCACATGTCCGCAGCCGTGCTCGACGACCCCGCGACCCGTTACCCGGCTTACGACTTCAGCCGGCCCACCCAGCTCGACCGCGAGAGCACGCGGCACCTCGAGGCCGCGTTCGAGTCCTTCGCGCGCCTGTGGTCGTCGCAGCTCACGGCCAAGGTGCGGGTCAGGGCGCACCTCGCGCTCGAACGGGTCGAGCTCATCTCGTACGAGGAGTACGCGGAGACGTTGCCCGGCACGACCGCCATGGTGGCCGGGTCCCTGCCTGGGCGCGAGGAGCCGTGCGTCGTGCAGTTCGGACTCGACAGCGCACTGCTGTGGGTCGTGCAGATGATGGGCGGGCGCAGCACGTCGCTCCCGGCCGCGCGCACGTTCACGCCGATCGAGCTCGCCCTCGTGCGGCACCTCATGGAGGGCACGTTCGAGCATCTGCACGCCAGCCTCGACGGACTGCTCCCCGGCGAGCCGCGCTTCTCGGCCGTGCACTACAACCCCCAGTACATGCAGGTGATCTCCGCGACGGCGGCCGTGATCGTCGCCAGGTACTCCCTGCGTCTCGGCGACGTGGAGACGACGGCCACGGTGATGCTGCCGGCATCCGCCGTGGTCGACCGCCTCGCCGCGTCCGGTTCCGACGCAGCGACGGCGCACGCCGCCGAGCACACCCTGGAGCAGGTGCGCAACACCCCGCTCGAGGTCACCCTGCGTCTCGCACCGATCACGATCGGAGCAGGAGAGGTGCTGGATCTCGCCCCGGGCGACCTCCTGCGGCTCCCGCACCCCGAGACGCGCCCCTACGAACTCGTCGCAGACCGTACGACCATCGGCTTCGCGACCCCCGGCAGCCGAGGTTCCCGGCTGACCTGCCTGATCACCAGCACCCCCGAGGAGAACCACGCATGAGCACCTTCCACGAGACCGCGGTCGCTGCGGCGATTGCCGGCAGGATGCCGTTCGCCTTCCCCGTCATCCCCGCACCCTCGACCGACCCGGGCGCCGTGGGGGATGCCGTCGCCGTGACCTTCACGGGAACGCCGGGTGCGCGCATCGCGATCCAGGTGGTCGACCCGACCCAGCTCGAGGACGGATCGGCGACCGCGCCGCTCGCCGACCGGCTGCATCCGATCTTCGAGGCCGCCGTGGTGGTGCTCGGCGCAGGCGCTCTGGGCGACGGCGAGCTCGTGCCCGCTGCATCGGTCTTCACGGACGCCGGGACGCAGGTGTTCGACCTGGTCGACGCCGCCGGCGCAGTCGTGGCCCGCGCCGCCGTGCGCATCGACGGGGCGCAGCCGTCGGGATCGGCCGGACCGCAGCGACTCAGCCGCATCGCGGGCGTCGAGATGGAGCTCGTGGTCGAGATAGGACGCACGCGGATGCCGGTGCGAGACGTGCTGTCGCTCGAGCCGGGCCGCGTCGTCGAGCTGGACCGCGCGGCCGGCTCTCCCGCCGACATCAAGCTCAACGGACGGCTGATCGGCCATGGCACGGTCGTGGTCGCCGAGGGTGATTTCGCGATCCGTGTGGAGCGGATCCTCGACGGCGCCGAGGTCGTGTAGCCGTGGACGATCTGCTCGTCGCGGTGCGCGCGATCGTCGCGCTGGCAGCCGTGCTCGGTCTGCTCGTCTTCCTCAGCAAGCGGCTGCAGAAGAGTCAGTCGACGGGCGCGAGCCCCTTCGCCGGGCTCGTGCCCAAGAAGTTCACCGGATTCGCGCGGACGCGTGCGCCCCGGCCCGCCCCGGTGCGCCGCGCCCGTCCGGAGAAGATCACCGTCGTCGCCCGCTCGGGGCTCGGTGGTCGCGCGCAGCTCGTCGTGGCCGAGTTCGGTGGCATCCGCTACGTGCTCGGCGTGACCGAGCAGGGCGTCAGCGTCGTCGACACACAGGAGGCCCCGGTCGCCGAGGACGAGTCCGCCTCGGCTGTGGAGGAGACACCGAGCACCCCTCCCGACGACATCGTCGACCGGGCGCTGCGCTCCGTCGCCTGAGACCGTCGCGCGGGTTACGCTCGGCGCGCTCTGTCGCGATAGTCGTCTGCGAGCACGGATAGCTCGCCCCCTCGGCTACGGATCGGCCACGACACCCATCCTCGGAGTGCCGCCGTGTCCCCAGTCGTGCCCCTCTCCGCGCCGCGTGCGCTCGAGCGGCGCCGGCGTGCGCACGCGCACCGGAGGGTCGTGACCATCGCTCTCGTCGCCGCCGGGCTGGCCGCCGCGATGATCGCGCTCGGGGCGGTGGAGGCGCACGCTGCCGTGTCCTCCGAGACGGGCGACGGCGGCGGTGTCACGATCAACGGCATCAACGGCACGCCGTCCGACAGCATCATGACGCTGCTCGGCATCACCGTCCTCAGCGTCGCACCGGCGCTGCTGCTCATGATGTCGAGCTTCACGAAGATCTTCGTCGTGCTGGCGCTGACCCGGAACGCGCTCTCCCTGCCGTCGATCCCGCCCAACCAGGTGCTCGCCGGTCTCAGCCTGTTCCTGACGCTGTTCATCATGTGGCCGGTGCTCACCGACATCAACGCCGTCGCCGTGAGTCCGTTCACCGCCGGGCAGATCGACTTCGGGCAGGCGTTCGAGCTCGCCCAGGCGCCCCTGCGCGACTGGATGCTGTCGTACACGCGCGAGGAGGACATCGCCCTGATGCACCGCGCGGCCCAGCTCGACAACCCGACCGACGCGGCCAGCATCCCGCTGCAGACCCTCGTGCCGGCGTTCATGATCAGCGAGCTGCGTGCGGCCTTCCTGATCGGGTTCGTCATCTTCGTGCCGTTCCTCGTCATCGATCTCGTCGTGGCCAGCGCCCTCATGTCGATGGGCATGATGATGCTCCCGCCGGTGATGATCTCGCTGCCGTTCAAGATCCTGCTGTTCCTGCTCATCGACGGCTGGGGAATGATCATCACCGCCCTCGTCCAGTCCTACAGCGGGGGCGGCTGATGAGTCCCGAAGCCGTCATCGACATCGGGCAGGCCGCTCTGATCCTCGGCGCGAAGCTGTGCGCACCGCTCCTCATCACGGCGCTCGTCGTGGGATTCGCGATCTCGCTGCTGCAGTCGATCACCCAGGTGCAGGAGATGACGATCTCCTTCGTGCCGAAGCTCGTCGCGGTCGGCATCGCGCTGCTCGTGAGCGGGCACTGGATGATCGCCGAGCTCATCGCCTTCTCGAACGAGATGTTCGCCCGCATCCCCGGCCTGTTGAACGGCGGATGATGAACATCCCCATCGACTTCACGTGGCTCGAGGCCACGGCGCTCGCCTGTGTGCGCATCACGGCGTTCCTCGTGCTGGCGCCGCCGTTCAGCCACGCCACCATCCCGATGCGCATCCGCGCGATGCTGGGCGCCGGTCTCGCCCTCGCGGTCTCACCTGTGGTCACGGTGGGGTACGAGCGCCTCGATACCGGCGGCTTCCTCCTCGCCCTCGTCGGACAGGCTTTCACGGGGGCGCTGCTCGGCTTCCTCGTGATGGTGCTGTTCAGCGCGATCCAGGGAGCCGGTCACCTGGTCGACACGTTCGGCGGCTTCCAGCTGGCGCAGGCGTTCGACCCGGGAATGGCGATCAACGGCGCGCAGTTCACCCGCCTGTTCCAGATGACGGCGCTGCTGCTGCTGTTCGCATCCGACGGGTATCAGCTCGTCCTGGGCGGGCTCTTCCGCTCGTTCGACGCGATCCCGGTCTCCGGTGTCATCGATCTGTCGAGCCCCGCCGAAGCGCTCGTCGGCGCGACCGGCCAGATGATGCTCAGCGCGGTGCAGATCGCCGGACCGCTGCTCATCGTCCTGTTCCTCGCCGACGTCGGTCTCGGTCTCGTCACCAGGGTCGCGCCGGCGCTCAACGCGTTCGCGATGGGCTTCCCCGTGAAGATCGGACTCACGCTGGTGCTGGTCGGTTTCGTGTACGCCGCGCTCCCCAGTGTGGTCGCGGCGATCGCCGAGGACGCCGCCCGGC is a window from the Microbacterium sp. LWO14-1.2 genome containing:
- a CDS encoding flagellar FlbD family protein gives rise to the protein MITVTRLDHTRFAVNPDLVERIQESPDTTLHMIDGHVYVISESMDAVIDLIVTYRARVLSAAQAMTGAPIIAQPADGRAEV
- a CDS encoding MotA/TolQ/ExbB proton channel family protein produces the protein MDPAFIIGVIVAFGALVAMITMEGASFQALLIPAPMILVLGSTIGVGIASHTLRDTKLAAASLGRMVRGPRMTPEAVIPFLVGYAEKARGEGLLALEQELDGAPDDFTRQALQALADGTDAEDLRTVMDDEIEAASSRTRVAARFFASLGGYAPTIGIVGTVVSLTHVLEKLDEPDHLGPMIAAAFVATLWGLLSANFIWNPIAGRLNRIGAVELERMTLVAEGMLAIQAGSAPHLLKERLEAMSTVRPKEKKAKASSDPLGEDA
- a CDS encoding flagellar motor protein MotB, with product MSTARRARGRGHADDSHDEPDERWAVSYADMVTVLMCLFIVLFAVSNVDATKFELLANSLATGFGQEEKPGGAADTAEGVVVPPELRDDDGVIDLQARANAEYESLEELRNRMLEALTAQGLQNTVSFVIDERGLRVGLVGAETFFGDNSTALSGKADAVLDSIGDVLTSVDNQVSIEGHADHRVSAYPFATNWELSGGRATQVARFLVEHEGIAGARVKATAFSDTRPIAQGDAPEALASNRRVDIVVESSEEDQVRALIPALASAAGTG
- a CDS encoding flagellar motor switch protein FliM — its product is MSAAVLDDPATRYPAYDFSRPTQLDRESTRHLEAAFESFARLWSSQLTAKVRVRAHLALERVELISYEEYAETLPGTTAMVAGSLPGREEPCVVQFGLDSALLWVVQMMGGRSTSLPAARTFTPIELALVRHLMEGTFEHLHASLDGLLPGEPRFSAVHYNPQYMQVISATAAVIVARYSLRLGDVETTATVMLPASAVVDRLAASGSDAATAHAAEHTLEQVRNTPLEVTLRLAPITIGAGEVLDLAPGDLLRLPHPETRPYELVADRTTIGFATPGSRGSRLTCLITSTPEENHA
- a CDS encoding FliM/FliN family flagellar motor switch protein is translated as MSTFHETAVAAAIAGRMPFAFPVIPAPSTDPGAVGDAVAVTFTGTPGARIAIQVVDPTQLEDGSATAPLADRLHPIFEAAVVVLGAGALGDGELVPAASVFTDAGTQVFDLVDAAGAVVARAAVRIDGAQPSGSAGPQRLSRIAGVEMELVVEIGRTRMPVRDVLSLEPGRVVELDRAAGSPADIKLNGRLIGHGTVVVAEGDFAIRVERILDGAEVV
- a CDS encoding flagellar biosynthetic protein FliO, whose amino-acid sequence is MDDLLVAVRAIVALAAVLGLLVFLSKRLQKSQSTGASPFAGLVPKKFTGFARTRAPRPAPVRRARPEKITVVARSGLGGRAQLVVAEFGGIRYVLGVTEQGVSVVDTQEAPVAEDESASAVEETPSTPPDDIVDRALRSVA
- the fliP gene encoding flagellar type III secretion system pore protein FliP (The bacterial flagellar biogenesis protein FliP forms a type III secretion system (T3SS)-type pore required for flagellar assembly.) — protein: MIALGAVEAHAAVSSETGDGGGVTINGINGTPSDSIMTLLGITVLSVAPALLLMMSSFTKIFVVLALTRNALSLPSIPPNQVLAGLSLFLTLFIMWPVLTDINAVAVSPFTAGQIDFGQAFELAQAPLRDWMLSYTREEDIALMHRAAQLDNPTDAASIPLQTLVPAFMISELRAAFLIGFVIFVPFLVIDLVVASALMSMGMMMLPPVMISLPFKILLFLLIDGWGMIITALVQSYSGGG
- the fliQ gene encoding flagellar biosynthesis protein FliQ is translated as MSPEAVIDIGQAALILGAKLCAPLLITALVVGFAISLLQSITQVQEMTISFVPKLVAVGIALLVSGHWMIAELIAFSNEMFARIPGLLNGG
- a CDS encoding flagellar biosynthetic protein FliR; protein product: MNIPIDFTWLEATALACVRITAFLVLAPPFSHATIPMRIRAMLGAGLALAVSPVVTVGYERLDTGGFLLALVGQAFTGALLGFLVMVLFSAIQGAGHLVDTFGGFQLAQAFDPGMAINGAQFTRLFQMTALLLLFASDGYQLVLGGLFRSFDAIPVSGVIDLSSPAEALVGATGQMMLSAVQIAGPLLIVLFLADVGLGLVTRVAPALNAFAMGFPVKIGLTLVLVGFVYAALPSVVAAIAEDAARLLVGVTR